One genomic region from Streptomyces sp. NBC_00582 encodes:
- a CDS encoding asparagine synthase-related protein → MRWLVGWSSTAAGAWGGAVGHGGRDEGRYDDGDTYGGRVGYDGETLQPVGSQLLWGDPDPLWAVGDWRPDEVRVVKADARTRIAVLGTCGASDEQLRVGLFAARGGALRHLTAWPGSYTAVVQVGRRITVCGDLAGARPVFHTPWAGGTAYATAALPLADLIEANLDFGHLAALLAAPDVPAALHDSTPYDGVRRVPPGHALILRAGAREIAGYDPVASLAVAAPPADPDSAVDAVRDALVDAVRARLSAPRHVPDIDPGPVPGMGPAERRAARGMPVPGIGADLSGGPASGTLALLAAGLPGMPGTVLGHGTGAGERLLAVTFNDLTTRAREEELQRAGALAANPRLHHVVVTGAEESLPYADLDGPLTDEPGPSLVTAARHRARLAAGSADHFTGYGARQVLDAHPARLADLLMDRKRRHLVRPVAALTKADGSVLVPARVYGAARRLARTPYRQGVENLADRLLHRSFEDDPGGAVGASLAALTWAGPGPAARWLTGEALAEVSVLLQNSAHRAGVGPGQRPGDYRARAALTRHAADLRILEQAAEIRSQRLHAPFLDNQVVRACRALPETLRVQPGARAAILRTVLKGAGITELPPGWGAPAHGTAATTVRNGLRLAIDPLLTLFEAPLLAEAGLIEARVVRKAVRAAASGEPLPLDGIADLISLELWLHRLLSRRGTCWTGTPARARAVPGGIAPQRRAVSSGG, encoded by the coding sequence ATGCGGTGGTTGGTGGGATGGAGCAGCACCGCCGCGGGTGCGTGGGGCGGAGCCGTGGGACACGGCGGCCGCGACGAAGGCCGTTACGACGACGGCGACACCTACGGCGGCCGAGTCGGCTACGACGGCGAGACCTTGCAGCCCGTCGGCTCCCAACTCCTGTGGGGCGACCCCGATCCGCTCTGGGCGGTCGGCGACTGGCGCCCCGACGAGGTGCGGGTCGTGAAGGCCGACGCCCGGACCCGGATCGCGGTCCTCGGCACCTGCGGGGCGAGCGACGAGCAGCTCCGCGTCGGACTGTTCGCCGCGCGCGGGGGCGCACTGCGCCATCTGACCGCCTGGCCGGGCAGCTACACCGCGGTCGTCCAGGTCGGCCGGCGCATCACCGTGTGCGGCGACCTCGCGGGCGCCCGGCCGGTGTTCCACACCCCCTGGGCAGGGGGAACCGCCTACGCCACGGCCGCGCTCCCGCTCGCCGACCTCATCGAGGCCAACCTCGACTTCGGCCACCTCGCCGCGCTCCTGGCCGCACCCGACGTCCCGGCCGCCCTCCACGACTCCACCCCGTACGACGGCGTGCGGCGCGTTCCGCCGGGGCATGCGCTGATCCTGCGCGCCGGGGCGCGTGAGATCGCCGGCTACGACCCGGTCGCGTCCCTCGCCGTGGCGGCACCGCCGGCCGACCCGGACAGCGCGGTCGACGCGGTGCGCGACGCGCTCGTAGACGCCGTACGCGCGCGTCTGTCCGCGCCCAGACACGTGCCCGACATCGATCCCGGTCCCGTGCCCGGAATGGGCCCCGCCGAGCGGCGCGCCGCCCGCGGGATGCCGGTGCCGGGCATCGGCGCCGACCTCTCCGGCGGCCCGGCCTCCGGCACGCTCGCCCTGCTGGCGGCCGGCCTGCCCGGTATGCCGGGCACCGTCCTGGGCCACGGCACGGGCGCGGGGGAGCGGCTGCTGGCGGTCACCTTCAACGACCTGACGACACGCGCGCGTGAGGAGGAACTGCAGCGGGCCGGCGCCCTGGCGGCCAACCCGCGTCTGCACCACGTCGTCGTCACCGGCGCCGAGGAGAGCCTGCCGTACGCCGATCTGGACGGCCCGCTGACCGACGAGCCCGGCCCCAGCCTGGTCACCGCCGCCCGCCACCGCGCGCGTCTCGCGGCCGGCAGCGCCGACCACTTCACCGGCTACGGCGCCCGTCAGGTCCTGGACGCCCACCCCGCGCGCCTCGCGGACCTCCTGATGGACCGCAAGCGCCGGCACCTGGTCCGCCCGGTCGCCGCCCTCACCAAGGCCGACGGCTCGGTCCTCGTCCCCGCGCGCGTGTACGGCGCGGCCCGAAGACTCGCCCGTACGCCGTACCGCCAGGGCGTCGAGAACCTCGCCGACCGTCTTCTGCACCGCAGTTTCGAGGACGACCCGGGAGGCGCGGTCGGCGCCTCGCTCGCGGCACTGACCTGGGCCGGACCCGGCCCGGCGGCGCGCTGGCTGACGGGCGAGGCCCTGGCTGAAGTATCGGTTCTTCTGCAGAATTCGGCCCATCGCGCCGGGGTCGGCCCGGGCCAGCGCCCAGGCGACTACCGCGCGCGTGCCGCCCTCACCCGGCACGCGGCCGACCTGCGCATCCTCGAACAGGCCGCCGAGATCCGCTCCCAGCGCCTGCACGCGCCCTTCCTCGACAACCAGGTCGTCCGCGCGTGCCGTGCGCTGCCCGAGACGCTGCGTGTGCAGCCCGGCGCGCGGGCCGCGATCCTGCGGACCGTCCTCAAGGGCGCCGGCATCACCGAGCTGCCGCCCGGCTGGGGTGCGCCCGCCCACGGCACCGCGGCCACGACCGTCCGCAACGGTCTCCGCCTCGCCATCGATCCCCTTCTCACCCTCTTCGAGGCGCCCCTCCTCGCGGAGGCGGGCCTGATCGAGGCCCGTGTCGTCCGCAAGGCGGTCCGCGCGGCGGCCTCCGGCGAGCCCCTCCCCCTGGACGGCATCGCCGACCTCATCTCCCTCGAACTCTGGCTGCACCGCCTCCTCTCCCGCCGAGGCACCTGCTGGACCGGCACCCCGGCCCGCGCCCGCGCGGTACCGGGGGGTATCGCGCCCCAACGCCGAGCGGTGTCCTCCGGAGGCTGA
- a CDS encoding AfsR/SARP family transcriptional regulator, whose protein sequence is MRFNILGVTQTEDDHGTPIRLTAPRLRTLLTALALRSGHPTPPETLIDEIWPDTPPRDAPAALQALVGRLRRALGKDAVTSTPGGYLLAATEDDVDLHVFERLVRRATATLQRGGDPETAARTLDEALALWRGPALADLPDRTAAVRPEALHLEATRARAEADLLLGRAHEAVPRLRELVTAHPYDEPLHALLIRALRDTGRSADALAAYETARRTLADTLGTDPGPELRALHTELLDPPPPRPRPRTAPLAPPPPPARHGNIRPRLTSFVGREPELAAIRSDLHRARLVTLTGPGGSGKTRLAEEAAAGLAQAWLVELARLDRPEAVPGAVVSALGLRETVLMATDLTTPQDDPVALLVEHCAPRSQLLILDNCEHVIGAAAALAETLLTHCPGLTILATSREPLGVPGESVRPVEPLRPDQAHRLFRERAAAVRPTPAAAPQDRDEETVAEICRRLDGLPLAIELAAARLRLLTPRQIADRLDDRFRLLTSGSRTALPRQQTLRAVVDWSWDLLDEPERTLLRELSVFAGGWDLEAAEAVCTGPVADLVGALVDKSLVVAAPYAPADGDGGEDMRYRMLETIHEYAAERAAEDPPAREAAELRHRAWVRALVERADPLLRSAEQLPWISRLENELDNIRVAMQRAITTADEEEATALCLAMGWFWWLRNYRQEGAAWADRVLRLGAALDTLPGPPSDTTPSTAPALVCRSLPVPRDLAARMAAVDPVEALFAEPADEDGPGAHPRRAQRSDLLMLHVFLLSESEPGVVEGDLRHRSSLARLRAWFEPGGPRAARMPGLVWPVAAAFHLQSRSDVRRILDAAVANCRAHGGEWELGCTLMFRTHMVVDSSGGLAGVDDDLAELRAISRRVGDRWMRAQVCGAAAEAELARGRFAQAEAEYREALRLAYEVGAYTEAPFLMARLAQIAYRSGDLPGAMAVLDEASSAADEYGALDAQSFVIMLRACFALEVGDVVRARELCDVSLDAARRGTPPPQFVVELTLLDAQVTAEESGPEPALPMLAEGLRSAVAEQCAEAITSAVVDGAADLLARLGDPPRAVRLLAAADRLRGPHARPAVQQRRAERAESEARRALGAERHAAERARGAELTMTDVLEELAEAVREHPAQASGPSAATNR, encoded by the coding sequence GTGCGGTTCAACATCCTGGGCGTCACCCAGACCGAGGACGACCACGGCACCCCCATACGCCTCACCGCCCCCCGCCTCCGCACCCTCCTCACCGCCCTCGCCCTCCGCTCGGGCCACCCCACGCCCCCGGAAACCCTCATCGACGAGATCTGGCCCGACACCCCGCCCCGGGACGCCCCCGCCGCCCTCCAGGCCCTCGTCGGCCGTCTCCGCCGCGCCCTCGGCAAGGACGCCGTCACCTCCACCCCGGGCGGCTACCTCCTCGCCGCCACCGAGGACGACGTCGACCTCCACGTCTTCGAACGCCTCGTACGCCGGGCCACCGCCACCCTCCAGCGGGGCGGCGACCCCGAAACCGCCGCCCGCACCCTGGACGAGGCCCTCGCCCTGTGGCGCGGACCCGCCCTCGCCGACCTCCCCGACCGCACCGCGGCCGTCCGCCCCGAGGCCCTCCACCTCGAAGCCACCCGCGCCCGCGCCGAGGCCGACCTCCTCCTCGGCCGCGCCCACGAAGCCGTACCCCGCCTCAGAGAACTCGTCACCGCACACCCGTACGACGAACCCCTGCACGCCCTCCTCATCCGCGCCCTGCGCGACACGGGCCGCTCCGCAGACGCCCTCGCCGCGTACGAGACCGCCCGCCGCACCCTCGCCGACACCCTCGGCACCGATCCGGGCCCGGAACTGCGCGCCCTCCACACCGAGCTCCTCGACCCCCCGCCGCCCCGACCCAGGCCCCGGACGGCCCCCCTCGCACCGCCCCCGCCCCCCGCCCGACACGGCAACATCCGTCCGCGTCTTACCTCTTTCGTGGGCCGGGAACCCGAGCTCGCCGCCATCCGTTCCGATCTGCACAGGGCCCGCCTCGTCACCCTCACCGGACCGGGCGGCTCCGGAAAGACCCGTCTCGCCGAGGAAGCCGCCGCCGGGCTTGCGCAGGCATGGCTGGTCGAGCTGGCGCGGCTCGACCGACCGGAGGCGGTACCGGGCGCGGTGGTCAGCGCCCTCGGTCTGCGCGAGACCGTCCTGATGGCCACCGACCTGACGACCCCGCAGGACGACCCGGTCGCCCTGCTCGTCGAGCACTGCGCCCCGCGCAGCCAGCTCCTGATCCTCGACAACTGCGAGCACGTCATCGGCGCGGCCGCCGCCCTCGCCGAAACCCTCCTCACCCACTGCCCCGGCCTCACGATCCTCGCCACCAGCCGTGAACCCCTGGGCGTCCCCGGCGAGTCGGTCCGCCCGGTCGAACCCCTCCGGCCCGACCAGGCGCACCGCCTCTTCAGGGAGCGTGCCGCGGCCGTACGCCCCACCCCGGCCGCCGCCCCGCAGGACCGGGACGAGGAGACGGTCGCGGAGATCTGCCGCCGGCTCGACGGTCTGCCCCTGGCCATCGAGCTGGCCGCGGCCCGGCTCCGCCTGCTCACCCCCCGGCAGATCGCCGACCGCCTCGACGACCGCTTCCGCCTCCTCACCTCCGGCAGCCGTACGGCCCTGCCCCGCCAGCAGACCCTGCGGGCCGTCGTCGACTGGTCCTGGGACCTGCTCGACGAACCGGAGCGGACCCTCCTGCGCGAGCTGTCCGTCTTCGCGGGCGGCTGGGACCTGGAGGCCGCCGAGGCCGTGTGCACCGGACCGGTCGCCGACCTCGTCGGAGCGCTCGTCGACAAGTCACTGGTGGTGGCGGCGCCGTACGCGCCCGCCGACGGGGACGGCGGCGAGGACATGCGCTACCGCATGCTGGAGACGATCCACGAGTACGCCGCGGAGCGCGCCGCCGAGGACCCGCCGGCGCGCGAGGCGGCCGAGCTTCGGCACCGCGCGTGGGTGCGCGCGCTCGTCGAGCGGGCCGACCCCCTGCTCCGCTCCGCCGAGCAACTCCCGTGGATCTCCCGCCTGGAGAACGAGCTGGACAACATCCGGGTGGCGATGCAGCGCGCGATCACCACGGCCGACGAGGAGGAGGCCACCGCCCTCTGCCTCGCCATGGGCTGGTTCTGGTGGCTGCGCAACTACCGCCAGGAGGGCGCCGCCTGGGCCGACCGCGTCCTGCGCCTGGGCGCCGCCCTGGACACGCTCCCCGGCCCGCCGTCGGACACCACCCCCAGCACGGCTCCCGCCCTCGTCTGCCGCTCCCTCCCCGTCCCCAGGGACCTCGCCGCACGCATGGCCGCCGTGGACCCCGTCGAGGCCCTCTTCGCCGAGCCGGCCGACGAGGACGGACCCGGTGCCCACCCCAGGCGCGCACAGCGGTCGGACCTGCTGATGCTGCATGTGTTCCTGCTCTCCGAGTCCGAGCCCGGGGTGGTCGAGGGCGACCTCCGTCACCGGTCCTCCCTCGCGCGCCTCCGGGCCTGGTTCGAGCCCGGGGGTCCCCGAGCGGCCCGCATGCCCGGGCTGGTCTGGCCGGTGGCGGCGGCCTTCCATCTGCAAAGCAGGTCCGACGTCCGCCGCATCCTGGACGCGGCCGTCGCCAACTGCCGGGCCCACGGCGGAGAGTGGGAGCTGGGCTGCACGCTGATGTTCCGTACGCACATGGTCGTCGACTCCTCCGGCGGGCTGGCCGGTGTGGACGACGACCTGGCGGAGCTGCGCGCGATCAGCCGACGGGTCGGCGACCGCTGGATGCGGGCCCAGGTGTGCGGCGCCGCAGCCGAGGCGGAGTTGGCGCGGGGCCGGTTCGCACAGGCGGAGGCGGAGTACCGGGAGGCGCTGCGGCTCGCCTACGAGGTCGGCGCGTACACGGAGGCGCCGTTCCTGATGGCCCGGCTCGCGCAGATCGCCTACCGCTCGGGCGATCTCCCCGGTGCGATGGCCGTCCTGGACGAGGCGAGCAGCGCCGCCGACGAGTACGGGGCGCTGGACGCCCAGTCCTTCGTGATCATGCTGCGCGCCTGCTTCGCGCTGGAGGTGGGCGACGTCGTCCGCGCGCGCGAGCTGTGCGACGTATCCCTCGACGCGGCGCGGCGGGGGACTCCGCCGCCGCAGTTCGTGGTGGAGCTGACCCTGCTCGACGCACAGGTCACCGCCGAGGAGTCCGGCCCGGAACCCGCTCTGCCGATGCTCGCCGAAGGGCTGCGCAGCGCGGTGGCCGAGCAGTGTGCCGAGGCGATCACCTCGGCGGTCGTGGACGGCGCGGCGGACCTGCTGGCCCGGCTCGGGGACCCACCCCGTGCGGTCAGGCTGCTGGCGGCGGCCGACCGGCTGCGCGGCCCCCACGCCCGCCCCGCCGTGCAGCAGCGGCGCGCCGAGCGCGCGGAGTCCGAGGCCCGCCGGGCCCTGGGCGCCGAGCGTCACGCCGCCGAGCGTGCCCGGGGCGCGGAGTTGACGATGACCGATGTCCTGGAGGAACTCGCCGAGGCCGTACGAGAGCACCCGGCGCAGGCCAGCGGCCCGTCCGCCGCTACGAACAGGTGA
- a CDS encoding sigma-70 family RNA polymerase sigma factor, with amino-acid sequence MGVDRRDEQVPSQGRRIHARKSGVPAQWERSDDGVLPPARDLPPADADLIARMRGGDDTAYEELYRRHADAVRRYARTCCRDAHTADDLTAEVFARMLQAVRGGSGPEYAVRAYLLTSVRRVAAGWTRSAKREQLVDDFAVFAARTGRSPEGSDDTASSGAFGGGVDLGADVRAMHEAEQSLAMRAFRSLPERWQAVLWHTEVEDESPSEVAMLFGLDANGTRVLASRAREGLKQAYLQAHVSATLTSDEECARYADQLGTYARRRLRTRAERGLRKHLEECARCRLAALQIEEVASSIPAVVPVAVIGWFGAAGYAKALGLLAAGAGAGTAGAAAAATGASGGAAGNGAAATGASGGAAGNGAAAGGGASGGAGGGASAAASEGLGASVKAGIAAGVVAVAAAAVALALVGDESPAKPPTAAPAASAPAVRPQDPTPTPTRTTKSPEPEEPPVIVPAAAPTSAPTPAERRPTTPAPTPTPPPTPTPTPTPTPTPTRTSAPTPPAPPAVYPLNELSFDVDGDGTGPEIRLGGSSWVWQRHEVSVADRPYARGVTVHGRSSVTVDLNRACTSYDAFVGLDDLTLKLGKVTFSVYADGARLWTSGTVKGGDPAVPVHVDLGGRKTVRLVVEPHSHFDGVALADWAESTFTCS; translated from the coding sequence ATGGGCGTTGACAGGCGGGACGAGCAGGTACCGAGCCAGGGCAGGCGTATCCACGCGCGGAAGAGCGGCGTCCCCGCACAGTGGGAGCGCTCCGACGACGGCGTCCTGCCACCGGCCCGGGATCTGCCGCCCGCCGACGCCGACCTGATCGCCCGCATGCGCGGGGGCGACGACACGGCGTACGAGGAGCTGTACCGGCGCCATGCCGACGCCGTGCGCCGCTACGCGCGCACCTGCTGCCGGGACGCCCACACGGCCGACGACCTCACCGCCGAGGTCTTCGCCCGCATGCTCCAGGCCGTACGCGGCGGTTCCGGGCCCGAGTACGCCGTCCGCGCCTATCTCCTCACCTCCGTCCGGCGGGTCGCCGCGGGCTGGACGCGGTCGGCGAAGCGCGAGCAGCTCGTCGACGACTTCGCGGTGTTCGCCGCCCGGACCGGCCGCTCCCCGGAGGGGTCCGACGACACGGCGTCCTCGGGCGCCTTCGGCGGGGGCGTGGACCTCGGTGCCGATGTGCGGGCGATGCACGAGGCCGAACAGTCCCTGGCCATGCGGGCCTTCCGTTCGCTGCCCGAACGCTGGCAGGCCGTGCTGTGGCACACCGAGGTCGAGGACGAGTCTCCGAGCGAGGTCGCGATGCTCTTCGGCCTCGACGCCAACGGCACACGCGTGCTCGCCAGCCGTGCCCGCGAGGGCCTCAAGCAGGCCTATCTCCAGGCCCACGTCAGCGCCACCCTCACCAGCGACGAGGAGTGCGCCCGCTACGCCGACCAGCTCGGCACCTACGCCCGCCGGCGACTGCGCACCCGGGCCGAACGCGGGCTGCGCAAGCACCTGGAGGAGTGCGCCCGGTGCCGACTTGCCGCCCTCCAGATCGAGGAAGTGGCGAGCAGTATTCCCGCCGTCGTACCGGTCGCGGTCATCGGCTGGTTCGGCGCCGCCGGGTACGCCAAGGCGCTCGGGCTCCTCGCCGCCGGGGCCGGGGCCGGGACGGCGGGTGCCGCAGCCGCTGCGACGGGCGCCTCGGGCGGGGCGGCGGGAAACGGTGCCGCTGCGACGGGCGCCTCGGGCGGGGCGGCGGGAAACGGTGCCGCTGCCGGTGGCGGCGCGTCCGGAGGCGCCGGTGGCGGTGCGAGCGCTGCGGCCTCGGAGGGGCTGGGCGCGTCCGTGAAGGCGGGGATCGCCGCCGGGGTGGTCGCGGTCGCGGCCGCCGCGGTGGCGCTCGCCCTCGTCGGCGACGAGAGCCCCGCAAAGCCCCCCACGGCGGCTCCCGCAGCCTCCGCGCCCGCGGTGCGCCCCCAGGACCCCACGCCCACCCCCACACGTACGACGAAGTCGCCCGAGCCGGAGGAACCGCCGGTGATCGTCCCGGCCGCGGCCCCGACCTCGGCACCGACCCCCGCCGAGCGGCGGCCGACGACACCGGCGCCGACCCCCACACCGCCACCCACCCCGACACCGACTCCGACACCCACGCCCACGCCCACCCGGACGTCGGCACCCACTCCCCCGGCCCCGCCGGCCGTCTACCCGCTGAACGAGCTGTCCTTCGACGTCGACGGCGACGGCACCGGCCCCGAGATCCGTCTCGGCGGCAGCAGCTGGGTGTGGCAGCGCCACGAGGTGTCCGTCGCCGACCGGCCGTACGCGCGCGGGGTGACCGTGCACGGCCGGTCCTCCGTCACCGTCGACCTCAACCGCGCCTGCACCTCCTACGACGCGTTCGTCGGCCTCGACGACCTGACGCTGAAGCTCGGCAAGGTGACCTTCTCCGTCTACGCCGACGGGGCTCGTCTGTGGACTTCGGGGACGGTCAAGGGCGGCGACCCCGCCGTGCCCGTCCATGTGGACCTCGGTGGCCGGAAAACCGTCCGCCTGGTGGTCGAGCCACACAGCCACTTCGACGGGGTGGCCCTCGCGGACTGGGCCGAGTCCACGTTCACCTGTTCGTAG